The stretch of DNA GGCGAAGGACGGCAACAGCGCGGCGGGCGGGTCGATCCTCGGCCTGATGATGCTCGGCGCGGCCAAGGGCGACACGGTCGAACTGATCGTCGCCGGCGACAACGCGGCTGGCGTGATGGACGAGCTTGCCGCGCTGGTCGAAAGCGGCTTCGGCGAGGACTAGGGCGCAGGGCCGGCACTTCGATGCGCAGACACATCACCGGTTTCTCCAACCCGACGGTCAAGCACTTGCGTTCGCTGCGCGACAAGAAGCACCGGCGGCGCGCGGGCGAATTCCTCGTCGAGGGGCTGCGCCTGCTCGAGGACGCGCGCGCCAGCGGCCGCCTGCCGCGCCTGCTCGTCATGGCCGAGGAGCGAAGCGCCCACGACCTGCTCGCCCGGCTCGAGGCCGAGGTCGAGGCGGCGGGCGGCGAGATCGTCACGACGACGCCCGACATCCTCTCCAGGATCACCGGCAAGGCCAATCCGCAGGCGGTCGCGGGGGTCTTTGCCGAATGGGACACGGGGCTCACCCGAATCGACCGGAGTGCCGCGCCGATCTGGCTCGTCGCGCAGGACCTGCGCGATCCGGGCAATCTCGGCACCATGCTGCGCACCGGCGACGCGGTGGGCGCGGGCGGG from Erythrobacter sp. encodes:
- a CDS encoding HPr family phosphocarrier protein; the protein is MNENTTEIRREVTIVNRRGLHARASARFVGAVSALPEGVDVRVAKDGNSAAGGSILGLMMLGAAKGDTVELIVAGDNAAGVMDELAALVESGFGED
- a CDS encoding RNA methyltransferase, with translation MRRHITGFSNPTVKHLRSLRDKKHRRRAGEFLVEGLRLLEDARASGRLPRLLVMAEERSAHDLLARLEAEVEAAGGEIVTTTPDILSRITGKANPQAVAGVFAEWDTGLTRIDRSAAPIWLVAQDLRDPGNLGTMLRTGDAVGAGGLILVGDCADPFSAEAVRASMGAVFTVALAQARWEEFLGWLRGGKGQLVAASLRDAVPYRGAPYEAPCFLLVGNESQGLPEAYEAECDLRVTMPMKGRADSLNAAVAGAVLAYEVLAALGE